From Phaeocystidibacter marisrubri, the proteins below share one genomic window:
- a CDS encoding lycopene cyclase domain-containing protein, with the protein MSLESPYFYLTLMILTLLGPLTRSFETKVAYYKSFKSLFTSIGITMLVFIPWDVAFTEMGIWGFNPKYLTGFYIFGLPIEEWMFFVFVPFSCVFIYRVMDYFFPRAWITQGQAQMLTQYFAWLSIAIAILSWGAWYTVSTFSLLGLLMLGHVHLWKVEWLPSFYRAFVIVLIPFGIVNGFLTGMGLEEEVVWYNDAHNLGYRLGTIPADDVFYAMALLMMNTSLYEYFRKRWETR; encoded by the coding sequence ATGAGTTTAGAATCTCCATACTTCTATCTCACCTTAATGATCTTGACGCTTCTCGGTCCCTTGACGCGAAGCTTCGAAACTAAGGTTGCGTATTACAAGAGTTTCAAATCACTCTTTACATCCATTGGAATTACCATGTTGGTTTTTATTCCGTGGGATGTAGCCTTTACAGAAATGGGAATTTGGGGATTTAACCCAAAGTACTTAACTGGATTCTACATTTTTGGTCTTCCCATTGAAGAGTGGATGTTCTTCGTTTTCGTGCCTTTTAGTTGCGTGTTCATTTACCGGGTAATGGACTATTTTTTTCCACGAGCGTGGATTACCCAAGGTCAAGCGCAGATGCTTACGCAATACTTTGCATGGCTCTCTATTGCCATCGCCATTTTAAGTTGGGGAGCGTGGTATACAGTAAGCACGTTTAGCCTATTGGGGCTGCTCATGCTTGGCCATGTTCACTTGTGGAAAGTGGAGTGGTTGCCGTCCTTTTATCGCGCATTTGTCATTGTTCTCATCCCTTTCGGAATTGTGAACGGTTTCCTTACTGGAATGGGGTTGGAAGAAGAAGTTGTTTGGTACAATGATGCCCACAATTTGGGCTATCGATTAGGGACCATTCCAGCGGATGACGTTTTCTACGCCATGGCCTTGTTGATGATGAATACCTCCTTGTACGAATACTTCAGAAAACGCTGGGAAACGCGTTAG
- a CDS encoding sterol desaturase family protein, whose translation MTALVFIGTFVFMEFVAWATHKYVMHGFLWSLHKDHHVKEPGFFEKNDAFFLIFAVPSMLSIMFGTFYGWELLNAAGFGILAYGIAYFLVHEVFIHQRFKWLRNSNITYLKAARRAHKMHHKHLTKHDGESFGMLLFPFKYFLEERKRMKQSKTS comes from the coding sequence ATGACGGCATTGGTTTTTATCGGAACGTTTGTGTTCATGGAGTTTGTAGCTTGGGCCACACACAAGTATGTGATGCACGGCTTTTTGTGGTCGTTGCATAAAGATCACCATGTGAAGGAGCCAGGTTTCTTTGAGAAGAACGATGCTTTCTTCCTCATTTTTGCTGTTCCAAGTATGCTGAGCATTATGTTCGGAACCTTCTACGGTTGGGAATTGTTGAATGCGGCTGGATTCGGAATTCTAGCCTATGGAATTGCGTATTTCTTGGTGCACGAGGTGTTTATTCACCAGCGATTCAAGTGGTTGCGCAACAGCAATATCACTTATTTGAAAGCAGCGAGAAGAGCACATAAAATGCACCATAAACACCTCACCAAACACGATGGTGAAAGTTTTGGCATGCTCCTATTTCCATTTAAATACTTCTTGGAGGAACGCAAGCGAATGAAGCAATCGAAGACTTCATGA
- a CDS encoding peroxiredoxin → MRKLIAILSILISSTAMAQLTVGERIPDFSLLDQNGDTVTTASLLGNGPVVIYFYPKDDTPGCTREACSFRDSYEVFEKAGARVIGISADSPESHTAFAKKHNLPFTLLSDTSNVVRKSFGVKGDLFGLIPGRVTFVMDESGIIQHVFDSQTRSSAHVEESLEAIRKLKDSEE, encoded by the coding sequence ATGAGAAAGCTAATTGCAATCCTTTCAATTCTTATCTCTAGTACAGCTATGGCACAACTTACTGTAGGCGAACGTATTCCCGACTTTTCTTTACTAGATCAGAACGGTGATACGGTAACCACTGCATCACTCTTGGGGAATGGCCCCGTAGTGATTTATTTCTATCCTAAAGACGATACGCCTGGGTGTACCCGAGAGGCTTGTTCATTTAGAGATAGTTATGAGGTTTTTGAGAAGGCGGGAGCTCGCGTGATCGGAATAAGTGCTGATAGTCCAGAGTCTCATACGGCCTTTGCCAAAAAGCACAACTTGCCTTTTACCTTATTGTCTGATACTTCAAATGTGGTCCGTAAATCTTTTGGAGTGAAGGGAGATTTGTTCGGATTGATACCTGGACGGGTTACATTTGTGATGGACGAAAGTGGAATTATACAACACGTTTTTGATTCGCAAACCCGATCTTCTGCTCATGTAGAAGAGAGTTTGGAAGCTATTCGCAAATTAAAGGATTCAGAAGAATGA
- a CDS encoding aminoacyl-histidine dipeptidase, translated as MSQITSLEPAEVWKQFAALNAVPRPSKKEEQVIAFMMEFGKSLGLETEKDEVGNVLIRKPASAGMEDRRVVVLQSHLDMVCQQNAGTNHDFETEGIDMYVDGDWVKARGTTLGADNGMGVAAIMALLESKTIQHPPLEAIFTIDEETGMTGAQELRQNWLEGKLLLNLDTEDDDELSIGCAGGVDITATWKYATEAVSKGMAGRVLTVRGLNGGHSGMDIHKGLGNANKILNRVLFRLNEVADVRVVSIDGGSLRNAIPREAFAKVAIVGTDEGVITTALKSAMDDILPEYKTTDPNLSIEWAEGEASERMMTREDQVKMMNAIYAVPNGIHRMSPDIEDLVQTSNNLARVEVKEGEGKILCLTRSSVDTEKMDHANGIKAALQLVGADVVFSGSYPGWTPDPSSQILKTMRALYAELYGEEANVLACHAGLECGLLGDRYPGMEMISFGPNIRGAHSPDEKVQISSVQKFWGFLLETLKRVEKA; from the coding sequence ATGAGTCAGATCACATCGCTTGAACCTGCAGAGGTTTGGAAGCAATTTGCTGCATTGAATGCCGTTCCCCGTCCATCTAAAAAAGAAGAGCAAGTCATTGCCTTTATGATGGAGTTTGGGAAATCTCTCGGATTAGAAACAGAGAAGGACGAAGTGGGCAACGTTCTCATCCGCAAGCCTGCATCTGCGGGTATGGAAGATCGTAGAGTTGTTGTTCTTCAATCTCACCTCGATATGGTTTGCCAGCAGAACGCTGGTACCAATCACGATTTCGAAACCGAAGGCATCGACATGTATGTGGATGGAGATTGGGTAAAAGCGAGGGGCACAACTCTAGGGGCAGATAATGGTATGGGTGTAGCCGCCATCATGGCTCTTCTGGAAAGCAAGACCATTCAGCACCCTCCTCTGGAAGCAATTTTCACCATTGATGAGGAAACGGGAATGACGGGAGCACAAGAGCTTCGTCAGAACTGGTTGGAAGGTAAATTGCTCCTCAACTTAGACACTGAGGATGACGATGAATTGTCGATTGGATGTGCAGGCGGTGTTGATATTACGGCCACCTGGAAGTATGCTACAGAGGCTGTTTCCAAGGGTATGGCAGGTCGCGTACTAACGGTTAGAGGATTGAATGGAGGTCACAGTGGAATGGACATCCACAAAGGCTTAGGCAATGCTAATAAGATCTTGAATCGTGTGCTTTTTCGCCTCAATGAAGTAGCAGACGTACGTGTGGTGAGTATTGACGGTGGTTCATTGAGAAATGCCATTCCGCGTGAGGCTTTTGCAAAGGTTGCCATTGTAGGAACCGACGAAGGTGTGATTACCACAGCGTTGAAGAGCGCCATGGACGATATTCTTCCAGAGTATAAAACGACCGATCCCAACTTGTCGATTGAATGGGCAGAAGGGGAAGCATCTGAACGTATGATGACTCGTGAGGATCAAGTGAAGATGATGAATGCGATTTACGCCGTTCCAAATGGAATCCATCGCATGAGTCCAGATATTGAAGATTTGGTTCAAACCTCCAACAACTTGGCTCGAGTAGAGGTGAAAGAGGGTGAGGGTAAAATATTGTGCTTGACCAGAAGCTCTGTAGATACAGAAAAGATGGATCACGCTAATGGCATCAAAGCTGCCCTTCAATTGGTAGGTGCAGACGTAGTTTTTAGCGGAAGCTATCCAGGATGGACTCCAGATCCAAGTTCTCAAATCCTAAAAACCATGCGTGCACTCTACGCCGAATTGTATGGTGAAGAGGCCAATGTATTAGCATGTCACGCTGGATTGGAGTGTGGTTTGTTGGGAGATCGTTACCCGGGAATGGAGATGATCAGTTTTGGACCGAACATACGTGGAGCACATTCTCCAGATGAAAAAGTTCAAATCAGCTCCGTACAGAAATTCTGGGGCTTCCTTCTTGAAACGCTAAAGCGCGTTGAGAAGGCATAA
- a CDS encoding OsmC family protein, with amino-acid sequence MPISKITYTGGLHCEAVHLKSGKGLETDAPTDNNGRGEAFSPTDLMSTSLGLCMITIMGIKARSMDLDLEGTEIDVEKVMESNPRRVGEIGLTLRIPHNFPEETQRILEAAGRACPVAKSLHPDVVQSVQFVWGK; translated from the coding sequence ATGCCAATTTCTAAGATTACCTATACTGGTGGATTGCACTGCGAGGCCGTTCACTTGAAGTCGGGCAAAGGCCTAGAAACTGATGCACCTACGGATAACAATGGCAGGGGAGAAGCGTTTTCTCCCACTGATTTAATGTCTACTTCTCTCGGGCTTTGTATGATTACCATTATGGGCATCAAGGCTAGGTCGATGGACCTGGATTTAGAAGGGACAGAGATTGATGTAGAGAAAGTCATGGAGTCCAATCCTCGAAGAGTGGGCGAAATTGGGCTAACCCTTCGTATTCCGCATAATTTCCCAGAAGAGACACAACGAATTCTCGAAGCCGCGGGTAGAGCTTGTCCGGTTGCTAAAAGTTTGCACCCTGACGTTGTTCAGAGCGTACAATTTGTGTGGGGAAAGTAG
- a CDS encoding vWA domain-containing protein → MQSTRYKKYEPKEKSPFERLLDIFRELITYTSGDVDVALDWLRELDAEYQLTDENYTIDDFIEDLKAKGFLREEIDPDAYGNDGDGQGNGGRLSITAKTEQLIRKGALDQIFGKLKKSGEGNHKTPFSGRGDEKTGDYRPYQFGDALDSISMTESLRNSQINHPHSDFGLTEDDLVVEDTHYRAQMSTVLMIDISHSMILYGEDRITPAKKVAMALSELIKTRYPKDTLDVIVFGNDAWPIDIAELPYLKVGPYHTNTVAGLELALDILRRKRNANKQIFMITDGKPSCLKERDGTYYKNSMGLDDYIFGKCLNMAAQARSLKIPITTFMIAQDPFLQQFVKRFTEANNGKAFYTGLDGLGSFIFEDYEKNRRKNI, encoded by the coding sequence ATGCAATCCACTCGATACAAGAAATACGAGCCCAAAGAGAAATCTCCCTTTGAGCGATTATTGGACATTTTCAGAGAGCTTATCACCTACACCTCTGGTGATGTGGATGTAGCGCTCGACTGGCTTCGGGAGCTAGATGCCGAATATCAACTCACCGACGAGAACTATACGATTGACGATTTTATTGAAGACTTGAAAGCGAAGGGATTCCTCCGAGAAGAAATTGATCCCGATGCCTACGGAAACGATGGAGATGGTCAAGGTAACGGTGGTCGACTTTCCATTACAGCCAAAACTGAACAACTGATTCGAAAAGGTGCTCTGGATCAAATCTTTGGAAAGCTCAAGAAGTCTGGTGAGGGAAACCACAAAACACCTTTCTCTGGTCGTGGAGATGAGAAGACCGGTGATTATCGCCCCTACCAATTTGGAGATGCACTCGACAGTATTTCGATGACCGAGAGCTTGAGGAATTCACAAATCAATCATCCACATTCCGATTTTGGATTGACGGAAGACGACTTGGTAGTGGAGGACACGCATTACCGCGCTCAAATGTCAACCGTGTTAATGATTGACATCTCACATTCCATGATCCTTTACGGTGAAGATCGAATTACACCGGCTAAAAAAGTGGCCATGGCCTTAAGTGAGTTGATTAAAACGCGCTATCCAAAGGATACTTTAGATGTGATCGTTTTCGGTAATGATGCTTGGCCCATCGACATTGCGGAATTGCCTTATTTGAAAGTGGGGCCCTATCATACCAATACGGTTGCCGGGTTAGAATTGGCCTTAGACATCTTGCGCCGAAAGAGGAATGCGAACAAGCAAATCTTCATGATCACCGATGGTAAACCCAGTTGCTTGAAAGAACGAGACGGCACATACTACAAAAACAGTATGGGATTGGACGATTACATCTTTGGGAAGTGCCTCAATATGGCCGCCCAAGCGCGCTCTTTGAAAATACCAATCACCACCTTCATGATTGCGCAAGACCCTTTTCTACAGCAATTTGTAAAAAGATTCACCGAAGCGAATAATGGGAAGGCCTTCTACACAGGACTTGACGGTTTAGGCTCTTTCATTTTTGAAGATTACGAAAAGAACAGACGAAAAAACATATAA
- a CDS encoding magnesium chelatase: MAAPTASNLGELKKSGYRSKSIKDELRDNLLSALSNDEQPFEGIWGYEHSVIPELERAILSRHNINLLGLRGQAKTRLARLMTGLLDEWIPIVKGSEINDDPLAPLSRYAKELIDKEGDKTPITWMHRNERYAEKLATPDVTVADLIGDVDPIKAANLKLSYADDRVIHYGMIPRANRCIFVINELPDLQARIQVALFNILQEGDIQIRGFKLRLPLDLQFVFTANPEDYTNRGSIVTPLKDRIGSQILTHYPETRDIAKRITQQEAKLSDAQKKHIRIPSLVPDLLEQIAFEARENEYIDAKSGVSARMTLTAMENLMSSAERRMAINKEGNTSLRLHDFNGVIPSITGKVELVYEGEQEGAAGVAESLIGAAVKTIFPEIFPPIAKLKRADEDNPYLGIINWFAEGKSLDINDDLSDDSFRATLDRVGPLGDFVDSKHRDSNLDDRYFYMELVLWGLAEHAKLGRDRLLSGIQFNDLFASYLSGMRDEE; this comes from the coding sequence ATGGCTGCACCTACTGCAAGCAACTTAGGAGAATTAAAAAAATCAGGGTATCGTTCAAAGTCGATTAAAGATGAATTGAGAGACAATTTGCTCTCAGCGCTATCCAACGACGAACAGCCCTTTGAAGGGATTTGGGGATATGAGCACAGCGTCATTCCAGAATTGGAGCGTGCCATTCTTTCTCGTCACAACATAAATTTATTAGGCTTGCGCGGACAAGCGAAGACGCGACTGGCTCGTCTCATGACGGGATTGCTCGATGAGTGGATTCCCATAGTGAAAGGCTCCGAAATCAACGATGACCCACTGGCTCCTCTTTCTAGGTATGCGAAGGAACTCATTGATAAAGAAGGAGACAAAACACCCATCACGTGGATGCATCGCAACGAGAGGTATGCGGAAAAGCTCGCAACTCCAGATGTTACCGTAGCTGATCTCATTGGCGATGTTGACCCGATCAAAGCAGCAAATCTCAAATTGAGTTATGCCGATGATCGCGTGATCCATTACGGGATGATCCCGCGTGCGAACCGCTGCATATTTGTCATCAATGAACTTCCGGACTTACAAGCGCGAATCCAAGTGGCTCTCTTCAACATATTACAAGAAGGAGATATCCAAATTCGCGGGTTTAAACTGCGACTTCCTCTCGACTTGCAATTTGTCTTTACAGCCAACCCAGAAGACTATACCAATAGAGGTTCAATTGTAACACCGTTAAAAGACCGAATTGGTAGTCAGATTTTAACGCACTACCCTGAAACGCGCGACATCGCGAAGCGCATCACGCAGCAGGAAGCCAAACTTTCAGATGCTCAGAAAAAGCACATTCGCATTCCTTCTCTCGTACCGGACTTATTGGAACAAATCGCCTTTGAAGCGCGTGAAAATGAATACATCGACGCGAAGAGTGGCGTATCGGCTCGAATGACGCTCACCGCGATGGAAAACTTGATGTCGTCTGCCGAAAGAAGAATGGCTATCAATAAGGAAGGAAACACCTCCCTACGACTTCACGATTTTAATGGGGTAATTCCAAGCATCACTGGAAAAGTAGAGCTCGTTTACGAAGGAGAGCAAGAAGGTGCGGCTGGAGTAGCTGAAAGTTTGATCGGTGCAGCCGTCAAAACCATCTTTCCTGAGATCTTCCCTCCTATCGCCAAGTTGAAAAGAGCCGACGAAGACAATCCATACCTCGGTATCATCAATTGGTTCGCCGAAGGGAAGTCTCTCGACATCAACGACGACCTCTCAGATGATAGCTTCAGAGCCACTTTAGACAGAGTTGGTCCTCTGGGAGATTTTGTGGATAGTAAGCACCGCGATTCGAACCTCGATGATCGATACTTCTACATGGAACTCGTGCTTTGGGGATTAGCAGAACACGCTAAACTCGGTAGAGATCGTCTGCTTTCAGGTATTCAGTTTAATGACCTTTTTGCTAGTTACTTGTCGGGAATGAGAGATGAGGAATGA
- the pbpC gene encoding penicillin-binding protein 1C, whose product MRPFIFGGGALLTLWWYFSIPDVLFNVPYCTVTESVEGRLLGARIADDGQWRFPEGDSIPYRFAKCIVAFEDERFYHHPGVDVVAIGRAIRQNLTSGEIVSGASTLSMQVIRLSRNNPDRSYWEKVTEMLRATRLEAEYSKEEILQFYAAHAPFGGNVVGLEAASWRYFNRPSYQLSWSEMAALAVLPNAPSVIRPGRNRTSYLNKRNRLLANLLARGDIDSITYNLGIKEDLPLEPHALPDLAHHLTERQNKERRGTRFASKLNYDWQLLIQHEVDLHARRWKRNQVNNAAALVMDVATGDVVVYVGNTNNDEADSHEIDMLNAPRSTGSILKPFLYSMAMERGMLTSGSLIADIPTRFGDFTPTNFDKEFRGIVSVERALQLSLNIPAARVLRDLDVPVFQQRLYEIGMHDLGKNNLNYGLSLILGGAEVRPLQVARSYRRWILSMQMMPDTTSKDMWGNPLYREPISRIDPASVYSTLRIMEGLERPSEWKQYGVADRHRIAWKTGTSYGFRDAWAVGTDGRWIVVAWTGNANGEGRPGVIGVETSAPLLFKIFSRLPHGVFFEEPLDEQKEVLICAQSGYRAQQYCELVDTAYLGTNGVKACEYCELIHLNDRGERVGFNCTSQSVRDTGWMFLPAGMTWFGLRAGYDYQPPPDFSADCFTSEGDALAWVYPEKNNERVRRTRDVDGRLGAVVLEAGHRSPTATLFWYVDEVYLGSTQHEHRFEAFLDPGIHYLTIVDDNGNRKTTSIRVMEGE is encoded by the coding sequence ATGCGCCCCTTCATTTTTGGTGGAGGGGCGTTGCTTACTTTGTGGTGGTACTTCAGTATTCCAGACGTGTTGTTCAACGTTCCCTATTGTACCGTTACCGAGTCGGTTGAAGGTCGTCTATTGGGAGCGCGTATTGCAGATGATGGTCAGTGGCGATTCCCAGAAGGGGATAGTATTCCATATCGTTTCGCGAAGTGTATTGTAGCTTTTGAAGATGAGCGATTCTATCACCACCCTGGTGTAGATGTAGTTGCCATTGGTAGAGCAATACGACAAAATCTCACTTCTGGAGAAATTGTGAGTGGCGCATCTACACTGAGCATGCAGGTCATTCGCCTGAGTAGAAATAACCCAGACCGTTCGTATTGGGAGAAAGTGACCGAAATGTTGCGGGCAACTCGATTGGAAGCAGAGTATTCCAAAGAAGAGATTCTCCAATTTTACGCGGCACATGCGCCATTCGGTGGAAATGTAGTGGGACTGGAAGCCGCGTCTTGGCGTTACTTCAATCGACCTTCTTACCAATTGTCGTGGAGTGAAATGGCCGCACTCGCAGTTTTACCCAATGCACCTTCCGTCATTCGTCCAGGTAGAAATAGAACCTCCTATTTGAATAAGAGAAACCGCTTGCTCGCAAATTTATTGGCAAGAGGAGATATCGATTCCATAACCTATAACTTGGGGATAAAAGAAGATCTACCTCTTGAACCGCATGCGCTTCCAGATTTAGCCCATCACCTCACTGAGCGACAAAACAAGGAGCGAAGAGGAACGCGCTTTGCCTCTAAATTGAATTACGATTGGCAATTGCTCATTCAACATGAGGTGGACTTGCATGCGCGGCGTTGGAAGCGAAATCAAGTGAATAATGCTGCGGCCTTAGTGATGGACGTGGCTACAGGAGATGTGGTGGTGTATGTAGGCAACACGAACAACGACGAAGCAGATTCTCATGAGATCGACATGTTGAATGCACCTCGATCAACGGGAAGCATCCTCAAACCCTTCCTCTACAGTATGGCCATGGAGCGCGGTATGCTCACCAGCGGTTCGCTTATTGCCGATATCCCCACGCGATTTGGAGATTTTACCCCCACCAACTTCGACAAAGAGTTCCGTGGAATTGTAAGTGTTGAAAGAGCGTTACAACTCTCTCTTAATATTCCTGCGGCGCGCGTCCTGCGGGATCTAGATGTTCCCGTTTTCCAGCAACGTCTCTATGAAATTGGCATGCATGATTTGGGCAAGAACAACCTCAATTATGGTCTTAGCTTGATTTTAGGAGGAGCCGAAGTACGTCCCTTGCAGGTGGCGCGATCTTACCGAAGATGGATTCTCTCCATGCAAATGATGCCCGATACCACGTCTAAAGACATGTGGGGAAACCCCTTGTATCGTGAGCCCATTTCGAGAATAGATCCTGCGAGTGTGTACAGCACCTTGAGAATAATGGAAGGATTGGAGCGTCCTTCTGAATGGAAACAGTACGGTGTGGCCGACCGGCATCGAATTGCGTGGAAAACCGGTACAAGCTACGGCTTTAGAGATGCATGGGCGGTAGGAACCGACGGCAGGTGGATCGTGGTGGCATGGACGGGCAATGCCAATGGAGAAGGTCGCCCAGGTGTGATAGGCGTAGAGACATCCGCTCCTTTGCTGTTTAAGATTTTCTCACGCTTACCTCATGGAGTGTTTTTTGAGGAACCGTTGGATGAACAGAAGGAAGTGCTGATTTGTGCTCAAAGCGGATATCGAGCCCAGCAATACTGTGAGTTGGTGGATACCGCTTACCTTGGCACGAACGGGGTAAAAGCCTGTGAGTATTGTGAACTTATTCACCTCAATGATAGAGGAGAAAGAGTAGGTTTCAATTGTACTTCTCAAAGTGTAAGGGACACGGGATGGATGTTCCTTCCTGCAGGAATGACGTGGTTCGGTCTACGTGCAGGGTATGATTATCAACCTCCACCAGATTTCAGTGCAGATTGTTTCACATCAGAAGGTGACGCCCTTGCTTGGGTTTATCCCGAAAAGAATAACGAAAGAGTACGAAGAACGCGTGACGTTGACGGTAGGCTCGGCGCCGTAGTGCTAGAAGCGGGCCACCGTTCTCCAACGGCGACCCTATTCTGGTACGTAGATGAAGTCTATTTGGGAAGCACCCAACACGAGCATCGCTTTGAGGCATTCTTAGACCCGGGCATTCATTACCTCACTATTGTGGATGATAACGGAAACCGAAAGACCACAAGCATCCGAGTTATGGAAGGAGAATGA